A genomic region of Paralichthys olivaceus isolate ysfri-2021 chromosome 18, ASM2471397v2, whole genome shotgun sequence contains the following coding sequences:
- the sardh gene encoding sarcosine dehydrogenase, mitochondrial, whose protein sequence is MAFLGSAARRLVLAARPPLSPLCRTSARSYSSTPTQEKSVPYEKTLQQKDGSSSGPTKPLPRSADAVVIGGGSLGCQTIYHLAKMGLTNVVLLERDRLTAGTTWHTAGLLWQLRPSDVEVELLAHTRNVISKDLEEETGLHTGWIQNGGLFIASNKQRLDEYKRLMSLGKVYGIESHVLSPAETKDLYPLMNVDDLYGTLYVPKDGTMDPAGTCTTLARAASARGAKVIENCPVTGITVRTDDLGVKRVKAVETPHGTIETPCVVNCAGVWATKLGEMAGVKVPLIAMHHAYVVTERIEGIQNMPNVRDHDASVYLRLQGDALSVGGYEQNPIFWDEVSDKFAFSLFDLDWDVFMQHIEGAINRVPSLEQTGIKSTVCGPESFTADHKPLMGEAPEVRGFFLGCGFNSAGMMLGGGCGRELAHWIIHGRPEKDMYGYDIRRFHNSLTDNASWIRERSHESYAKNYSVVFPFDEPLASRNMRKDPFHQVLMEQGCVFQERHGWERPGWFNKDGPAPVKDYDYYGAYDIQRNVNYKYNDLLGKEYTFNFPPHHDVIKSECLSCRHGVAVFDMSYFGKFYLTGPDAKKAADWLFTADVNKKPGSTVYTCMLNKRGGAEADLTVSRLEPGAAMLPLAPESNGDAYYLAIGGGVAEHNWNHIRTVLQDQGFRCQLTDHSEDMGMISIQGPKSREVLQEVLDADLSNESFPFSTHKVVNAAGHQVRAMRLSFVGELGWELHIPKDSCLPVYHAVMAAGAKHGIINSGYRAIDSLSIEKGYRHWHADLRPDDTPLEAGLAFTCKLKSSIPFLGRDRLEKQKQEGLRRRIVCFTIDEKVPMFGLEAVFRNGVPVGHLRRSDYGFFIDKTIGYGYIRNPDGGVVSADFIKSGDFTLERMGVTYKAKAHLKTPFDPENKRIKGVYA, encoded by the exons ATGGCCTTCCTTGGGAGCGCAGCTCGGCGGTTGGTGTTGGCAGCacgcccccctctctctcctctgtgccgGACGAGTGCTCGGTCCTACAGCTCAACACCCACCCAGGAAAAAAGTGTCCCCTACGAGAAGACGCTCCAACAGAAGGATGGATCGTCCTCTGGACCCACTAAACCTCTGCCCAG GTCAGCGGACGCGGTGGTGATCGGAGGAGGCAGCCTGGGCTGTCAGACCATCTACCACCTGGCTAAAATGGGACTGACCAATGTAGTCctgctggagagagacagactgaccGCGGGCACCACCTGGCACACTGCAG GCCTGCTGTGGCAGCTCCGTCCCAGTGACGTTGAGGTGGAGCTCCTGGCCCACACCAGGAACGTGATCAGCAAAGACCTGGAAGAGGAGACGGGCCTCCACACCGGATGGATCCAGAATGGAGGACTCTTCATCGCCTCCAACAAGCAGAGACTGGACGAGTACAAGCGCCTCATGTCG CTGGGTAAAGTTTATGGTATTGAGTCCCACGTGCTGTCACCTGCTGAGACCAAGGACCTGTATCCTCTGATGAACGTCGATGATCTGTATGGAACCCTGTATGTACCAAAAGACGGCACCATGGACCCAGCTGGCACCTGCACCACCCTGGCCAGAGCTGCCTCCGCCAGGGGAGCCAAG GTGATTGAGAACTGCCCTGTGACTGGAATCACCGTGCGCACAGATGACTTAGGGGTGAAGAGGGTGAAGGCGGTGGAGACCCCTCACGGGACAATTGAAACACCTTGTGTAGTGAACTGTGCAG GTGTGTGGGCTACCAAGCTGGGGGAAATGGCCGGAGTCAAGGTGCCTCTCATAGCGATGCATCATGCCTATGTGGTGACGGAGAGAATTGAAGGCATACAG AACATGCCAAATGTCAGGGACCATGATGCATCTGTGTACCTGCGGCTCCAAGGTGACGCCTTGTCTGTGGGCGGCTACGAACAAAACCCCATCTTCTGGGACGAG GTGTCTGATAAGTTCGCCTTCAGTTTGTTTGACCTGGACTGGGATGTATTCATGCAACATATCGAGGGTGCGATTAACAGAGTCCCCAGTTTGGAGCAGACTGGCATCAAGTCCACTGTCTGTGGACCAG aatcATTCACAGCCGACCATAAGCCGCTGATGGGAGAAGCaccagaggtcagaggtttCTTCCTGGGATGCGGTTTCAACAGTGCAG gtatGATGCTGGGAGGAGGCTGTGGTCGAGAGCTGGCTCACTGGATCATACACGGCCGCCCTGAGAAGGACATGTATGGATACGACATCAG GCGTTTCCACAACTCACTTACGGACAACGCTTCCTGGATCAGAGAGAGGAGCCACGAGTCGTACGCTAAAAACTACTCTGTGGTGTTCCCCTTTGATGAGCCGCTGGCCAGTCGAAACATGAGGAAAGACCCTTTCCATCAG gtgCTGATGGAGCAGGGCTGTGTGTTCCAGGAGAGACATGGCTGGGAGAGACCTGGCTGGTTCAACAAAGATGGGCCTGCCCct GTTAAAGACTATGATTACTATGGAGCTTATGACATTCAGAGGAATGTGAACTACAAATACAACGATTTGTTGGGCAAAGAGTACACCTTCAACTTCCCTCCACACCATGACGTG ATTAAGAGCGAGTGCCTCTCATGTAGACACGGTGTGGCTGTGTTTGACATGTCCTACTTTGGAAAGTTTTATCTCACCGGACCAGATGCCAAGAAGGCGGCTGATTGGCTGTTCACTGCTGATGTCAACAAGAAACCAG GCTCCACCGTGTATACCTGCATGCTGAATAAGAGAGGAGGGGCGGAGGCTGACCTGACAGTGAGCAGACTGGAGCCTGGTGCCGCCATGCTGCCCCTGGCACCAGAATCCAACG GCGATGCATACTACCTGGCCATCGGAGGCGGCGTTGCTGAGCACAACTGGAACCACATCAGAACCGTTCTTCAGGACCAAGGTTTCCGCTGCCAGCTGACAGACCACTCTGAGGATATGGGCATGATCAGCATCCAGGGACCCAAGAG tCGAGAGGTACTTCAGGAGGTGCTGGACGCAGACCTGAGCAACGAAAGTTTCCCCTTCTCTACCCACAAGGTTGTAAACGCAGCAGGACatcag gtGCGAGCTATGCGTCTGTCGTTTGTCGGGGAGCTCGGCTGGGAGCTGCACATTCCCAAAGACTCTTGCCTTCCGGTCTACCATGCTGTCATGGCTGCTGGTGCAAAGCACGGCATCATCAACTCGGGCTACAGGGCCATCGACTCGCTCAGCATAGAGAAAG GTTACAGACATTGGCACGCTGATCTCCGCCCGGATGACACCCCCTTGGAGGCGGGGCTAGCCTTCACCTGCAAACTGAAGAGTTCGATCCCATTCCTGGGTCGCGATAGGCTGGAGAAACAGAAGCAGGAGGGGCTGAGGAGGCGCATCGTCTGCTTCACCATTGACGA GAAAGTACCAATGTTCGGTCTGGAGGCCGTGTTCCGTAATGGAGTTCCTGTCGGTCACCTAAGGCGTTCTGATTACGGTTTCTTTATCGACAAAACTATTGGTTATGGATATATCCGCAACCCTGATGGAGGAGTG GTCAGTGCTGATTTCATAAAGAGCGGCGACTTCACCCTGGAGAGGATGGGAGTGACGTACAAGGCCAAGGCCCACCTCAAAACTCCATTTGACCCTGAGAATAAACGAATCAAGGGCGTCTATGCTTGA